The following coding sequences lie in one Benincasa hispida cultivar B227 chromosome 6, ASM972705v1, whole genome shotgun sequence genomic window:
- the LOC120079897 gene encoding probable protein phosphatase 2C 33: MGSCLSAESRSPIPGSPTSPAKHHRRKNCSRRRFGSRNSSFGDLSLHRIPGRLFANGFTEVASLFTQQGKKGTNQDAMIVWENFGSRTDTIFCGVFDGHGPYGHMVAKKVRDSLPLRLSAHWEVNLTTDDAHREISLNNTGSMNSDEATSFLSADEEFRASIDVDGTEKQQPEIFHTLKESFLKAFRVMDWELRMHQTIDSFCSGTTAVTIVKQGQDLVIGNVGDSRAVLGMRDKDDSLVAIQLTVDLKPNLPAEAERIRKCRGRVFALQDEPDVARVWLPNSNSPGLAMARAFGDFCLKDFGLISVPEISYRRLTEKDEFVVLATDGIWDVLSNKEVVDIVASAPKRTTAARTLVETAVKAWKLKYPTSKIDDCAVICLFLDSNSGNLSSASSTKLEEQQSLADQVSTAVENEDLSAPNGLNRSGTVRTSNEILQDGSEEDEGKEEEQSETGIEWSALEGVSRVNTLVTLPRFDPVKEDKKGRK; encoded by the exons ATGGGGTCCTGCTTGTCTGCGGAGAGCAGGAGCCCCATTCCTGGTTCCCCAACTTCTCCGGCGAAGCATCATCGGAGAAAGAACTGTTCCCGGAGGCGATTTGGTTCGAGAAATTCCTCGTTTGGGGATCTCTCACTCCATCGGATCCCCGGTAGGCTCTTCGCCAATGGCTTCACTGAGGTGGCGTCTCTGTTCACGCAGCAGGGTAAGAAAGGGACCAACCAGGATGCCATGATTGTTTGGGAG AATTTTGGCTCTAGAACTGATACAATCTTCTGTGGGGTTTTTGATGGCCATGGTCCTTATGGTCATATGGTTGCGAAGAAAGTGAGGGATTCTCTTCCTTTGAGGTTGAGTGCACATTGGGAGGTTAACTTGACCACAGATGATGCTCATAGAGAGATCAGTCTTAATAATACAGGAAGTATGAACTCGGATGAAGCTACCTCCTTTTTATCTGCTGATGAAGAATTTAGGGCCTCCATTGATGTTGATGGAACAGAAAAGCAGCAACCTGAAATTTTCCATACTTTGAAGGAGTCATTTCTTAAGGCTTTTAGAGTTATGGATTGGGAACTTAGAATGCACCAAACTATAGATAGCTTCTGTAGTGGGACTACAGCAGTGACGATTGTTAAACAG ggtCAGGATCTTGTCATTGGAAATGTTGGGGACTCCCGAGCTGTTTTGGGTATGAGAGATAAAGATGACTCTCTTGTTGCCATTCAATTGACTGTGGATCTGAAGCCAAATCTTCCAG CTGAAGCAGAGAGAATCCGTAAGTGTAGAGGTCGTGTCTTTGCTCTCCAAGATGAACCTGATGTAGCTCGAGTTTGGCTTCCAAACAGCAACTCTCCTGGACTTGCCATGGCACGGGCATTTGGAGATTTTTGCCTCAAAGACTTTGGTCTTATCTCTGTACCTGAAATATCATATCGACGGCTCACTGAAAAAGACGAGTTCGTTGTTCTGGCTACAGATGGA ATATGGGATGTGCTGTCAAACAAAGAGGTTGTAGATATTGTTGCATCAGCTCCAAAACGTACAACCGCAGCTCGAACTCTGGTGGAAACTGCCGTAAAGGCATGGAAACTTAAATATCCAACTTCCAAGATTGACGACTGTGCTGTCATTTGCCTCTTCCTTGACTCAAACTCTGGCAATCTATCATCTGCTTCCAGTACCAAACTGGAAGAGCAACAAAGTTTAGCAGATCAAGTCAGCACTGCAGTTGAGAATGAAGATTTGTCTGCCCCAAATGGTCTGAATCGTTCAGGAACTGTCCGAACCAGCAATGAGATTTTGCAAGATGgaagtgaagaagatgaagggaaggaggaagaacaatcggaAACTGGAATAGAATGGTCTGCCTTGGAAGGAGTGTCGCGCGTAAACACATTGGTAACCCTGCCGAGATTTGATCCTGTGAAAGAAGATAAGAAAGGCCGGAAGTAA